A window of the ANME-2 cluster archaeon genome harbors these coding sequences:
- a CDS encoding NAD-dependent isocitrate dehydrogenase: MKIAVIEGDGIGKEVIPAAVDVLNAVNLDFESVPVEVGSGKWERTGLAMDDADLELMRSCDCILFGAITTPNDPNYQSVLLRIRQELDLYANIRPFRPLGITMDIPYHPLEPFDIIIVRENTEGLYAGIEDVTQNRACSTRVVTRKGCLRIAKTACKLAKGRGNSITIVHKANILKSCGFFRELCIEVANENSVCYNEMLVDAMAYSLVLNPERYDVVVTTNLFGDILSDLCAALVGSLGLCPSANIGDKYALFEPVHGSAPDIAGKGIANPLAAILSVKMMLEWAGEFEKAGLVQSAVDDVLHKGLRTADLGGSASTNDIAKAIVEYIRSVQ, from the coding sequence ATGAAAATAGCAGTGATTGAGGGCGACGGTATAGGAAAGGAAGTAATTCCTGCTGCTGTCGATGTATTGAACGCTGTGAACCTGGATTTTGAATCGGTACCTGTAGAAGTTGGATCTGGTAAATGGGAGCGCACCGGCCTGGCAATGGATGATGCTGACCTGGAATTAATGCGCAGCTGCGACTGCATCTTGTTCGGTGCAATTACCACACCAAATGACCCAAATTACCAGAGTGTCCTGCTGCGTATCAGGCAGGAACTTGACCTGTATGCCAATATCAGGCCTTTCAGGCCGTTGGGTATTACCATGGACATTCCCTACCACCCCCTGGAACCATTTGATATCATTATTGTCAGGGAGAATACCGAAGGACTTTACGCAGGCATAGAAGATGTGACCCAGAACAGGGCCTGCAGTACCCGTGTGGTAACCAGGAAGGGATGCCTTCGTATTGCAAAGACTGCATGCAAGCTGGCAAAGGGGAGAGGGAATAGTATAACCATCGTCCACAAGGCAAATATACTGAAATCATGCGGCTTTTTCAGGGAGCTTTGTATTGAAGTGGCCAATGAGAACAGTGTATGCTATAATGAGATGCTGGTGGATGCCATGGCTTACAGCCTGGTCCTTAACCCTGAAAGATATGACGTGGTAGTAACCACCAACCTGTTCGGGGATATACTCAGTGATCTTTGCGCTGCACTGGTGGGCAGTCTCGGCCTGTGCCCCAGTGCAAATATTGGTGATAAGTATGCCCTGTTTGAGCCTGTACATGGCTCGGCACCCGACATTGCAGGCAAGGGTATAGCCAATCCACTGGCAGCCATCCTGAGTGTAAAAATGATGCTGGAATGGGCAGGGGAATTTGAAAAAGCTGGACTTGTGCAGTCAGCAGTTGATGATGTACTTCATAAAGGTTTAAGAACTGCTGACCTGGGCGGTTCGGCATCCACAAATGATATAGCAAAAGCAATTGTGGAATATATCAGGTCAGTGCAGTAG
- a CDS encoding 3-isopropylmalate dehydratase small subunit produces MNPNISGKVWKFADHIDTDVIIPGKYLRTTDMKVFAEHAMEGIDPDFSKKVSPGDIIVAGENFGCGSSREQAPLALKYAGISCVVARSFARIFFRNAINVGLPIIEADVRCEQGDICTVDLGQGRVQCNGKDYRGTKLPDFLQEILSDGGLVAHRKKHAKN; encoded by the coding sequence ATGAACCCTAATATTTCCGGCAAAGTATGGAAATTTGCCGACCACATCGATACTGATGTGATAATCCCAGGGAAATACCTGCGCACCACAGATATGAAGGTATTTGCAGAACATGCCATGGAAGGCATTGACCCTGATTTTTCAAAAAAAGTAAGTCCCGGTGACATCATAGTTGCGGGTGAGAATTTCGGGTGTGGTTCTTCGCGGGAACAGGCTCCCCTAGCTTTGAAATATGCCGGCATATCATGTGTAGTGGCCAGGTCGTTTGCCAGGATATTTTTCAGGAATGCCATAAATGTAGGCCTCCCAATTATCGAGGCAGATGTCAGGTGCGAGCAGGGTGATATATGCACCGTCGATCTGGGGCAGGGCAGGGTTCAGTGCAATGGGAAGGATTATAGAGGCACAAAACTTCCTGATTTCCTGCAAGAGATACTATCTGACGGCGGCCTTGTCGCACACAGGAAAAAACATGCAAAGAATTGA
- a CDS encoding zinc-ribbon domain-containing protein, whose product MFIDIKKKMISIVCPVLKRKDIDEDSWRNATEELIKAEENTKDLDIPAENLFNIATRILKDMSMYMIPPEITSTPQLFTGVGMFYAEGAAGLRYAAYIEVVGGRRSRMILKAWAEKEEALTGFYHRILDEIEKRLDIKIFIEEGIIQYHVHKTEIKDNIIQRSNIDLGARAQCPECGREVEANEKFCLGCGAKLGGNS is encoded by the coding sequence GTGTTTATTGACATCAAAAAGAAAATGATAAGCATTGTCTGCCCGGTCCTGAAAAGAAAAGATATCGACGAGGACAGCTGGAGAAATGCAACCGAAGAACTGATAAAAGCCGAAGAGAACACCAAAGACCTTGACATCCCGGCAGAGAACCTGTTCAATATAGCCACCCGTATACTGAAAGATATGAGCATGTACATGATACCGCCGGAGATCACATCCACACCCCAGTTATTCACAGGCGTGGGCATGTTCTATGCCGAAGGTGCTGCCGGACTGCGTTATGCCGCCTATATTGAAGTAGTAGGCGGGCGCAGATCCAGGATGATACTCAAGGCATGGGCTGAGAAGGAGGAAGCTCTGACTGGCTTTTATCACAGGATTCTGGATGAGATCGAGAAAAGGCTTGACATCAAGATATTCATTGAAGAGGGGATAATCCAGTATCATGTACACAAGACTGAAATAAAAGATAACATCATCCAGCGCTCAAACATCGACCTCGGTGCAAGGGCACAATGTCCCGAATGCGGCAGGGAAGTGGAAGCTAACGAGAAATTCTGCCTTGGGTGCGGGGCGAAACTTGGAGGAAATAGCTGA
- a CDS encoding formate--phosphoribosylaminoimidazolecarboxamide ligase, with translation MSPTIAKILSGYDRDNLTIATVTSHTSLQLFDGARKEGLKTIGISIGKPPKFYDAFPLAKPDEFIIVDSYAEILDKAPELAEKNAIVIPTGSFVEYLGHEKFMDLELPTFGNRHVLEWESDRDKERHWLEGAGISMPKKIDDPKDIKSPVMVKYHGAKGGRGFFVAKNKSEFYQRLDESQPYTIQEFIVGTRYYLHYFYSPLPTEGYTLSKGTLELMSMDRRVESNADEIFRLGSPRELEDAGVYPTFVVTGNIPLVARESLLPKIFELGEQVVESSLDLFGGMIGPFCLETVCTDELEFRIFEISARIVAGTNLYMSGSPYSDLIGPNFSTGRRIAREIKKAVKHDKLEEVLS, from the coding sequence ATGAGTCCCACCATCGCAAAGATCCTCTCAGGATACGACCGGGACAACCTCACCATTGCTACAGTAACAAGTCACACCAGCCTTCAATTATTCGACGGCGCACGCAAGGAAGGCTTAAAGACCATCGGCATCTCCATCGGTAAACCCCCTAAATTCTATGACGCTTTTCCCCTTGCAAAACCCGATGAATTCATAATCGTGGACAGCTATGCCGAAATCCTGGATAAAGCCCCGGAACTGGCAGAGAAAAACGCTATAGTCATCCCTACCGGCTCATTTGTGGAATACCTGGGGCACGAGAAATTCATGGACCTGGAACTGCCCACCTTCGGCAACCGGCACGTACTTGAATGGGAATCGGACCGAGACAAAGAACGCCACTGGCTGGAAGGCGCAGGCATATCAATGCCAAAAAAGATCGATGACCCAAAGGATATCAAATCCCCTGTCATGGTCAAGTACCACGGTGCCAAAGGCGGGCGTGGCTTCTTTGTAGCCAAGAACAAATCAGAGTTCTACCAGCGTCTTGACGAATCCCAGCCCTACACCATCCAGGAATTCATTGTGGGCACCCGCTACTACCTGCATTACTTCTACTCCCCCTTACCGACCGAAGGATATACACTGAGCAAAGGCACCCTTGAGCTAATGAGCATGGACCGGCGTGTGGAATCCAATGCCGATGAGATATTCAGGCTGGGCTCGCCCCGTGAACTGGAGGATGCGGGTGTGTATCCCACCTTCGTGGTAACAGGCAACATACCACTGGTCGCCCGCGAGTCCCTGCTGCCCAAGATATTTGAACTGGGCGAACAGGTAGTGGAAAGTTCCCTTGACCTGTTCGGAGGCATGATAGGACCGTTCTGCCTTGAGACCGTGTGCACAGATGAACTGGAATTCCGCATCTTCGAAATATCGGCACGCATCGTTGCAGGCACCAACCTGTATATGTCAGGTTCACCCTACTCAGACCTGATAGGTCCCAACTTTTCCACAGGACGCAGGATAGCCAGGGAGATCAAAAAGGCAGTGAAGCACGATAAACTTGAAGAGGTACTGTCTTGA
- a CDS encoding radical SAM protein, with product MNTMIIDGYVDEPACLGVPPYISPYPRYIAGAMIDQGIPQAHIHYITIDQIRKGQGHDMLNAAGLMVIIAGMTVPGKYLRGTPINLSEISDITRAAAGTPVILGGPIRLGYGSQGGMRASGFELAGLTLAQSDIEAFVYDMLAPVGGLKDPDSVDHRERTTQEIARWGVKGAFMIRQHPDYPNVMCELETYRGCARPEHCSFCTEPFYGEPNFRDIKDVVSEVGALYHHGARYFRIGRQPDLFSYHARDWGGELLVPDPDAIEQLYRGIRNSAPGLKVLHMDNANPGTIAAYPVESEQIARIIVKYHTSGDVAAMGMESADPAVVRANCLKAMPEDVLEAIKLVNRVGDRRGDNGLPELLPGLNIIHGLKGENKETFDHNFRFLKMLLDSGLMVRRINIRQVMAFPGTSMWQDEGTGKYHDLFMRSKDKVRKEIDLPMLERLVPVGTVLKKVMCEVHDGITFGRQMASYPLLVGIPDRLPLGKFIDVTVTGHGHRSITAIPYPLDINSAGAKLISQLPGVGKKRTRNIIRGRPYWDEDDLAEKLGDVEGILPFIKIE from the coding sequence ATTAACACAATGATCATCGACGGATACGTAGACGAGCCCGCATGTTTAGGCGTCCCCCCGTACATCTCACCCTACCCGAGATACATTGCCGGCGCCATGATCGACCAGGGCATCCCCCAGGCACATATCCATTACATAACCATAGACCAGATACGCAAAGGCCAGGGCCATGACATGCTCAATGCCGCCGGATTAATGGTCATTATCGCAGGCATGACCGTGCCCGGAAAGTACCTGCGGGGAACCCCTATCAACCTATCCGAGATCAGCGATATAACCAGGGCAGCAGCTGGCACTCCCGTCATACTCGGCGGCCCGATCAGGCTGGGATACGGCAGTCAGGGCGGCATGCGGGCATCAGGCTTCGAACTTGCCGGGCTGACCCTGGCACAGTCAGATATCGAGGCTTTCGTCTATGACATGCTCGCTCCGGTGGGGGGATTGAAAGACCCGGATTCAGTAGACCACAGGGAGCGCACCACACAGGAGATTGCACGGTGGGGAGTCAAAGGTGCATTCATGATCAGGCAGCATCCGGACTACCCCAATGTTATGTGTGAACTAGAGACCTACAGGGGATGCGCCCGGCCAGAACACTGCTCCTTTTGCACCGAACCCTTCTATGGTGAACCTAATTTCAGGGACATCAAGGATGTAGTATCCGAGGTTGGGGCACTGTACCATCACGGAGCCAGGTATTTCAGGATAGGCAGGCAGCCAGACCTGTTCTCCTATCATGCAAGGGACTGGGGCGGGGAACTGCTTGTACCAGACCCGGATGCCATCGAGCAGCTGTACAGGGGTATCCGTAATTCTGCGCCGGGACTGAAAGTCCTGCATATGGACAATGCAAATCCCGGTACCATTGCCGCCTATCCTGTGGAATCAGAACAGATCGCCCGGATTATCGTGAAATACCACACATCCGGGGATGTGGCGGCCATGGGTATGGAATCTGCCGACCCTGCTGTGGTCAGGGCAAACTGCCTGAAGGCCATGCCTGAGGATGTGCTGGAAGCAATCAAGCTGGTCAACCGGGTAGGGGACCGGCGTGGTGATAACGGCCTGCCCGAACTACTGCCGGGCCTGAATATCATCCACGGATTAAAGGGTGAGAATAAAGAGACCTTCGACCATAACTTCCGGTTCCTTAAGATGCTGCTGGATAGCGGTCTTATGGTCAGGAGGATCAATATCAGGCAGGTCATGGCATTTCCCGGCACTTCCATGTGGCAGGATGAAGGAACAGGCAAATATCATGACCTGTTTATGAGATCCAAGGACAAGGTCCGCAAGGAGATAGACCTGCCCATGCTTGAGCGATTAGTACCTGTAGGAACAGTGCTTAAGAAAGTTATGTGCGAGGTGCATGACGGCATCACCTTTGGCAGGCAGATGGCATCATATCCCCTGCTGGTGGGTATACCTGACAGGCTGCCACTCGGCAAGTTCATTGATGTTACAGTTACCGGTCACGGTCACCGGTCAATAACCGCAATACCGTATCCACTTGACATCAACAGTGCAGGGGCCAAGCTCATAAGCCAGCTTCCGGGTGTGGGGAAAAAACGTACCAGGAATATTATCAGGGGAAGACCTTACTGGGATGAGGACGATCTTGCCGAGAAGCTGGGAGATGTAGAAGGAATTCTGCCGTTTATTAAAATAGAATAA
- a CDS encoding PEGA domain-containing protein: MSLIFLSQASGQDSIYMLYEGDSIEIAQGYYLNVVDIDTYYGEVTFSLKTNSGEVLYQTYNLESEFYYDDSYLTLSFDIENIFTGISGNVVKISNVHQYVIPINYGTISIYTDPAYVDVYLDGEYQGVNTGYLWIDNLNEGYYEVELVKDGFYTITEDIYVYAGETTYYTKYLTTVGETAISDDYYVDNGDEDFFVTILSLIFLATIILVPLFFLLILVLLLRKKKSRKTASKSEPLPAASQPPAPPASQLKSGEEPIEVKSAFEYPGAVIHYKVKVENHGPEPIGDIKFTLFVPDVFFMKDRKKSISMLESGEGKTVTFEIRPTGECGDCIVSGSIDYYDYSTKKRIKMDMENKMVSIVCPVLTRKETDEKAWREAVNKMIIAEEDSKDLEIPAENLFDISTRVLKDMNLFMLQPETTSTPQLFTGVARFYAKGATGLQYAAYVEVVGKRKSRLILKAWAEKQEALIGFYHKMLEEIEKRTDIKIFVDDSITQYNIRSTTIKDSVVQRSNIETGMDAGGRTCPNCGRAVEEGEKFCMECGEKLQ, from the coding sequence TTGTCCCTTATTTTTCTCAGTCAAGCCAGCGGGCAAGACAGCATTTACATGCTTTATGAAGGGGATTCAATCGAGATCGCCCAGGGGTATTACCTGAATGTGGTGGATATCGATACATATTATGGTGAGGTTACTTTTTCTTTAAAAACAAACAGCGGAGAGGTTCTATATCAGACTTACAATCTGGAGTCTGAGTTTTATTATGATGACAGTTATTTAACCCTCAGTTTTGATATCGAGAATATATTCACAGGCATTTCAGGTAATGTTGTTAAGATCTCCAATGTTCACCAGTATGTCATACCGATCAACTACGGTACTATTTCCATTTATACAGACCCTGCTTATGTGGATGTGTACCTGGACGGTGAATATCAGGGTGTAAACACCGGCTATTTGTGGATTGATAACTTGAATGAAGGTTACTATGAAGTAGAACTGGTAAAGGACGGCTTCTACACTATTACAGAAGATATCTATGTGTATGCAGGGGAGACCACATACTATACAAAGTACCTGACAACAGTAGGTGAAACTGCTATCAGTGACGATTATTATGTGGATAACGGGGATGAAGATTTTTTTGTTACCATCTTGAGTTTGATCTTTCTGGCAACCATTATACTGGTACCATTATTCTTCCTGCTCATTCTGGTACTTTTATTGCGGAAGAAAAAATCCAGGAAAACAGCGTCCAAATCGGAGCCGCTGCCGGCCGCCTCCCAACCGCCGGCACCACCAGCATCACAACTCAAGTCAGGGGAAGAGCCTATTGAAGTTAAATCAGCTTTTGAATACCCGGGCGCTGTAATCCATTATAAGGTTAAGGTGGAAAACCACGGTCCTGAACCTATCGGGGATATTAAATTTACATTATTTGTCCCTGATGTTTTCTTTATGAAAGATAGGAAAAAATCCATCTCAATGCTTGAATCAGGTGAGGGGAAGACCGTTACCTTTGAGATCAGGCCAACAGGCGAATGCGGTGATTGCATAGTCTCAGGCAGCATCGATTATTACGATTACAGCACAAAGAAACGAATCAAGATGGATATGGAGAATAAAATGGTCAGTATTGTGTGTCCCGTTCTCACCAGAAAAGAGACTGATGAGAAAGCATGGAGGGAGGCAGTCAATAAAATGATCATAGCTGAAGAGGATTCAAAGGATCTGGAGATACCTGCCGAAAACCTGTTCGATATATCAACAAGAGTGCTCAAGGACATGAACCTGTTCATGCTACAACCTGAGACAACTTCAACCCCCCAGTTATTCACAGGTGTTGCCAGATTCTATGCAAAAGGGGCGACCGGATTGCAGTATGCTGCTTATGTTGAGGTAGTGGGTAAGCGCAAGTCACGGCTTATCCTCAAGGCATGGGCAGAAAAGCAGGAGGCACTGATTGGTTTTTACCATAAGATGCTTGAGGAGATCGAAAAGAGGACTGATATTAAGATATTTGTGGACGATAGTATTACTCAATATAATATCAGGAGTACTACCATAAAAGACAGTGTTGTCCAGCGCTCGAACATTGAGACCGGTATGGATGCAGGTGGGCGCACTTGTCCAAATTGCGGCAGGGCTGTGGAGGAAGGGGAGAAGTTCTGCATGGAATGCGGGGAGAAGTTACAGTAA
- a CDS encoding YjbQ family protein codes for MEIITEYITFDTKGHSDIIDITQQVQQKIRNSGLNNGSVLIFVPGATGAMTTIEYESGLVNDLQDALERIAPKGLEYAHNLKWGDGNGHSHVRASLMGPSLTVPFVDGKMTLGTWQQIIFIDMDNRSRSRKLVVQVTGK; via the coding sequence ATGGAAATCATTACAGAATATATAACATTCGATACCAAGGGTCACTCAGATATCATCGATATCACCCAGCAGGTGCAGCAGAAGATCAGAAATTCAGGGCTGAACAATGGTTCAGTATTGATATTCGTGCCGGGCGCCACTGGTGCGATGACCACCATTGAATATGAATCGGGCCTGGTAAATGACCTGCAGGATGCACTTGAGAGGATCGCGCCCAAGGGACTGGAATATGCACATAACCTCAAATGGGGGGACGGCAACGGTCATTCTCACGTAAGGGCATCACTGATGGGCCCCAGCCTCACCGTTCCTTTCGTGGACGGGAAGATGACACTTGGAACATGGCAGCAGATCATATTTATTGATATGGATAACAGATCACGTTCAAGGAAACTGGTAGTCCAGGTGACAGGTAAATGA
- a CDS encoding BrnT family toxin — MKIIEFQWDEENEKHIQWRHNVTKFEVESVFIGDPYFRIGRDGTRYVYGQTSSGRYLFVVYLYLGTGVVRIITARDMTKREKKLYLKR; from the coding sequence ATTAAAATAATAGAATTTCAATGGGATGAAGAAAATGAAAAACACATTCAGTGGAGGCATAACGTAACCAAATTCGAAGTTGAAAGTGTGTTCATTGGTGATCCATATTTCAGGATCGGGAGGGATGGGACGCGGTATGTTTATGGTCAAACAAGTAGTGGGCGGTATTTGTTTGTTGTATATTTATATCTCGGGACAGGAGTTGTCCGGATAATTACTGCAAGAGATATGACAAAACGCGAAAAAAAATTATATCTTAAGAGGTGA
- a CDS encoding DUF2341 domain-containing protein: MASPTLSNSGGGSWEDYEEISVQENSGKTLVDFQVLVELSGTNFPLEAKPDGIDIRFADENSKELTHWIELWDYSSNKAIIWVKVPRIPANGETKLLMYYNNPSAIEVSNGEATFDFFDDFGGTGIDESKWHINYGKPSVSDSVLSLNGDCIVSEKVEAFGYDHIFESFSKISDTGNLPKSLLRSTNDYNILDANDRFEFGSWENTDEMLLVTLNDKIFHSNTNNERFPTSFEVLGMTRSSEKIETFRQYDPKITVTKNIPNDQLYLQLYSWGGEIHYIDWVRVRKYTSPEPTVIIGAENPLGSTPPGTLSIPPGWVLIGSIIIILLLIGLLLRYKRKPEAIEKPATNGTVQYIHIGDKIGSQVSDSVIQRSNLGAGKITCSNCGKEVEGDEKFCFECGAKL, translated from the coding sequence GTGGCATCTCCCACATTGTCGAATTCGGGAGGTGGATCATGGGAGGACTATGAGGAGATAAGCGTACAGGAAAATAGTGGAAAAACCCTTGTAGATTTTCAAGTGCTTGTAGAACTTTCAGGAACGAATTTCCCACTTGAAGCAAAACCCGATGGTATTGACATAAGATTTGCAGATGAAAATAGTAAGGAACTCACTCACTGGATCGAATTGTGGGATTACAGCAGCAATAAAGCAATAATTTGGGTAAAAGTACCAAGAATCCCGGCAAATGGTGAAACCAAATTGCTGATGTACTATAACAATCCGTCAGCAATCGAAGTAAGTAATGGCGAAGCAACATTTGATTTCTTTGATGATTTTGGCGGGACCGGAATAGACGAATCGAAATGGCATATAAATTACGGAAAACCTTCAGTTTCTGATAGTGTTTTGAGTTTAAATGGTGATTGTATTGTATCTGAGAAGGTCGAAGCCTTTGGATATGATCATATTTTCGAATCATTCTCAAAAATAAGCGATACTGGCAATCTGCCAAAGTCCTTGCTGCGTTCAACGAATGACTATAATATACTTGATGCAAACGACAGATTTGAGTTTGGTAGCTGGGAAAATACTGATGAAATGCTTTTGGTAACACTTAATGATAAGATATTTCATTCGAATACAAATAACGAAAGATTCCCAACTTCCTTTGAAGTTCTCGGAATGACAAGGTCATCAGAAAAAATAGAGACATTCCGGCAATATGATCCTAAAATAACAGTTACAAAAAATATACCAAATGATCAACTCTATTTGCAGTTATATTCATGGGGTGGCGAAATCCATTATATAGATTGGGTACGTGTCCGTAAATATACTTCTCCGGAACCTACAGTTATAATTGGAGCTGAAAATCCACTAGGTTCAACACCTCCCGGAACTTTGTCAATACCACCCGGCTGGGTGTTGATCGGTAGTATAATAATTATTTTACTGTTAATCGGTTTACTTCTTCGATATAAGCGAAAGCCTGAAGCAATTGAGAAACCTGCGACCAATGGCACAGTACAATATATTCATATAGGCGATAAAATCGGGAGTCAAGTAAGTGATTCCGTAATCCAGCGTTCCAATTTAGGAGCAGGTAAGATCACGTGTTCAAATTGTGGTAAGGAGGTTGAAGGTGATGAGAAATTCTGCTTTGAATGTGGAGCGAAATTGTAA
- a CDS encoding aminopeptidase P family protein has product MELKNFLQQNGFDAYLLHADSHRSPDIYYATRFLAPDAFTYLHAGGDILLVSSMEKGRAEKESGINDVRSSSDYGLMDELKWHNDSGVVYCKVLARLLEKEGCSTIAVPRDFPLFFGECLKAEGFKITSVKSPIARLRENKTGSEIRAITAVQRICEQAVALAIEFISRAQVSDDELIHNGTPLTAEAVRAVIHHSLLDHSCEADDTIVACGPGSADPHWQGSGVLKAHQPIVLDVFPRHMVSRYYCDMSRTVVIGEPDPRIVEMHSAVVEAQETAFGLIRPGVNGSDVHQAVCDTLDDAGFKVGDDEGFIHSTGHGVGLEVHEKPGLGLQDVELEVGNVVTVEPGLYYKDVGGVRVEDMVVVTDVGCKNLTIFDKNLQL; this is encoded by the coding sequence ATGGAACTTAAAAATTTTTTACAGCAGAACGGTTTTGATGCCTACCTGCTGCATGCCGACAGCCACCGCAGCCCGGATATATACTATGCCACCAGGTTCCTGGCACCTGACGCTTTCACATACCTGCATGCCGGAGGGGATATCCTGCTGGTATCAAGTATGGAAAAAGGCCGGGCTGAGAAGGAATCCGGGATAAACGATGTCAGGTCTTCGTCCGATTACGGACTCATGGATGAATTGAAGTGGCACAATGACAGCGGCGTAGTATACTGCAAAGTGCTGGCCAGGCTGCTGGAAAAAGAAGGGTGCAGCACCATTGCAGTGCCCAGGGACTTTCCACTGTTCTTTGGTGAATGCCTGAAGGCTGAGGGTTTCAAGATCACAAGTGTCAAGAGCCCTATTGCAAGGTTGAGGGAAAATAAGACCGGATCAGAGATCCGGGCCATCACGGCGGTCCAGCGCATATGCGAACAAGCTGTGGCACTGGCCATTGAATTTATTAGCAGGGCACAGGTCAGTGATGATGAATTGATCCATAATGGCACCCCCCTCACTGCCGAAGCAGTCAGGGCAGTCATACACCACTCTTTGCTGGATCACAGCTGCGAGGCTGATGACACTATTGTGGCCTGCGGACCCGGTTCTGCTGACCCCCACTGGCAGGGAAGCGGAGTACTGAAGGCCCACCAGCCTATCGTACTGGACGTGTTCCCCCGTCATATGGTGAGCCGGTATTACTGCGACATGAGCAGGACCGTTGTCATTGGTGAGCCGGATCCCAGGATCGTAGAAATGCATAGCGCAGTAGTGGAAGCACAGGAGACCGCATTTGGGCTTATCAGACCCGGGGTAAATGGCAGTGATGTGCACCAGGCGGTATGCGATACACTGGACGATGCCGGTTTTAAGGTTGGGGATGATGAAGGTTTTATCCATTCTACGGGTCACGGCGTGGGGCTTGAAGTACATGAAAAACCGGGCCTGGGTTTGCAGGATGTTGAACTGGAGGTGGGGAATGTGGTGACAGTGGAACCCGGACTGTATTATAAGGACGTGGGTGGCGTACGTGTGGAGGATATGGTAGTGGTCACTGATGTCGGATGCAAGAATTTAACTATATTTGATAAGAATCTACAGTTATGA
- a CDS encoding YgiT-type zinc finger protein produces the protein MARLKKCPDCGGKMERSKTKFITESEQGLIAIENVDADICTICGMEYLTAESDEYIEKTVEEISVKKIKSHQESVFRIAAKA, from the coding sequence ATGGCAAGATTAAAAAAATGTCCTGATTGCGGTGGAAAAATGGAACGAAGTAAAACCAAATTCATCACCGAATCTGAACAAGGATTAATTGCGATTGAAAATGTTGATGCAGATATTTGCACGATCTGCGGCATGGAATACTTAACAGCAGAGTCGGATGAGTACATAGAAAAAACAGTGGAAGAAATATCTGTAAAAAAAATAAAATCTCATCAAGAATCGGTATTTCGAATTGCTGCGAAAGCATAG
- a CDS encoding DUF4258 domain-containing protein gives MEEIADGNAKIQEAIRKGNVNISDHADDELANDAIEDNDLYFSVLHGEVIEDYADDKPFPSCLICGNDKNNRHIHSVWAHSEKHEIAVLIAAYIPDPERWINYKMRKPKR, from the coding sequence TTGGAGGAAATAGCTGATGGAAATGCAAAAATACAGGAAGCTATACGAAAAGGAAATGTAAACATCTCAGACCATGCAGATGATGAGCTTGCAAATGATGCTATCGAAGATAATGACCTGTATTTTTCAGTACTGCATGGTGAAGTGATAGAAGACTATGCTGACGATAAACCATTTCCAAGCTGTCTTATATGTGGTAATGATAAAAATAACAGGCATATCCACAGTGTTTGGGCACATTCAGAAAAGCATGAAATCGCAGTGCTTATAGCTGCATATATACCTGACCCTGAAAGGTGGATTAATTATAAAATGAGAAAACCAAAGAGGTGA
- a CDS encoding YgiT-type zinc finger protein: MKKIIPVCPHCGGEVVEKTVEKVVIGGCNSAVLTIEAGVCTKCGERYYAKKTNENMQKIRKELEQGFTEAYRLIGHTYAYEEVVA, from the coding sequence ATGAAAAAGATAATCCCGGTCTGTCCCCACTGCGGAGGCGAGGTGGTCGAGAAAACAGTAGAAAAGGTCGTTATAGGAGGCTGTAATTCAGCAGTACTCACGATCGAAGCTGGTGTATGCACGAAATGCGGAGAACGTTACTATGCAAAAAAAACTAATGAGAATATGCAGAAAATCCGAAAAGAGCTTGAGCAGGGATTTACTGAAGCATATCGCTTGATCGGGCATACCTACGCATACGAGGAGGTTGTTGCCTGA